GCCATCCCCTACAAGTACAGTGCGTTTATTGCCTTGCAGCTGGGCGAGACGGTGGGCTTCCAAGTGTGGATTTCCAAACAGCTGTTGTTGAGCCATGGGGGCTTGCTCTTCTGCACTGTGGGCATCCTCCTGGAGCTCCTCAAGGGCAGTCCAAAGCTGCGTGGCATCTCGCACGTCATTGTGGATGAGGTGCATGAAAGGGACGTCTGCACCGACTTCCTGCTGGTGCTCCTCCAGGGTGTGCTGAAACTGAACCGCAACCTTAGGGTGGGTGTCTCTTCACTCGTTTATTCCCTACAGCCTGAGTACTGTCAAGCCCTTGTGTGTGGGGTCCGATCTCCACAGATGTGGATGCACTTAAGTGGGCCTCTTCAGTTATCCACCTCTGGCTGCCCACAGGCTGCCTGCAGGCTGTCAGAGTGCGCAGCCAGGCGCTTGATTTTCTTGGGCTGCTCCGTGCACTTCTGatggctgcccagaacgcgtttgttttattgcgaagcaatactacttcaggtcgcacttcagcccgttccgtggcgaggcgttggtaggcaccattgacctttagcgtgacctcgctgcgtgacgtcataccacgtgacctagagtgatgtcacaccagctgtgtaaaaacggggccccatctcgcgccgtcgcgaggcgaggcggtagccaccaacggcggcctaactcccgctcctctcaccaggggcgctacggtcagagtgacgtcacaccagctgtataaaacagctccgctcctctcgccaaggcagtcatacagccagatgttacgatggtgcctacgaacaaggcagctcggcagaatgcaaaaaGGAAGCATCAGCAAGCTACGGAGACAGAAGAAGAACGAGAACGACTTACTAAGCGGCGTGCCcggtatgcagctcggcgacaacgtgcaacctcctctgtggaaacagcagaagcaaaggaaaaaaatatgagtttgcccgacagtgagtctccttctactagttcagaacgctggaacgcgactaaacggcagaggcgtgtccaagaaaccccggaacagcggcagcagcggctcgagaaggaacgtgcatttcgagagaaggaaaatgaaaagcgaagaaaacagtgtgcagaagaaacaccccagcagagacaagagcattcgaagaaaagacgagaaatctctcaccaaggctggcccgactcaacccgaaggacacattgcagtagaaTGACAtgaagaacatgcgagaagagtaaaggagtttgAGACGGCAATGCGTGATTTCAACAGACGCTTTACTAACAACCCGTTCGGCTATGCGTGTACAGTGTGTGACCGGTTGTGGCATAGGGACAAACTTGCGCCGATCCGTCAAAGACGCCGCCAAACCCCATAAAGCAGTCTACTCGAACCATgttcaacaaaaacaataaaaacgtgTTTTGCTACCTGGATGAGGTCTCTATAGGCGACGCGTACGAGCGCGTACCGCGCTACAAGAATGACATTGTAAGATGCAAGATGGGTCTACCGCCGGACCCCGGGGCAACCAGCGACACGCCGGACACGCAGATGCACAAGTGGGGCAAACTTAAGATGACCGACGAACGATGGGGGTGTTATGCAGACAACTTGGCCATCTACAACGTGGCCGAAACATACAAGCTACCGCTAATGcatcgtgaagacgacgaggagacgtaCAACAAACTGTATTGCATTTTAGATGCTaacaataaccccaacatttattacggcgtaacgctaccgtactttaacgaacgctactgcaagcaccgagtgggcatatcttatgatgcggagaaaatggagtgGTACCGCActgtcggccaatcgatactggaagattttgtaatgggcacgcaaatcgatactggaagattttgtaatgggcacgctggtgagggaaatgtttgtcggcatacacggatttgacggatgacttcctcttagatgattcactgtaagccgtaacactagcataacccaagactaccacgagccatactaccagctgatccgagaataacacactattgcttcgcaatcaccaggcttaaccaagctaagccacggccattttttttctgggttttgGGCTGCCAGCGGGCAGCCACACTCGCCAGGACGACTTTGTGCTGGCAGCGCTTCGGCAACTAGCAGATTACGGAGACGTGGTATGTTAGCGGTAAGTGTGCGTGGCCATATTTATTTGGACTAGAAAGACTGCGGTTCTTTGTGTGATGTTTTGCAGAGTGCAGGCGCTTGTTTTGGCTGGAACACGGTGCAATATCGTTTGTGTCGGGTTCAGTGGCAACTTTTGCAGTAGTTCTCACTGTTAATCTAGTGGTTTTGCATACATGTGGGACTTTACACATAAACGAGGTCACTAAGTCTACAAAGGAAGCTCATCCTCTCCAACCTCACCTCCTGTCCGGCTTCTCCCTTCACATTTGTGGGCAGGTTGTGTCACtggcttttcttccttctttttttttttgctgccttgaAAAACAGTGGTTTGAAAAACAGTGTCTGTCTCCAAGGAAGTTTGAAGCAAAATGGAAACTATTTCCCTAAGCGTTATTCTTGTCAATTTCTGTTCGCTTTCACTGAGAATAAATTTCTGTGGCATGTGAAAACCTTGCAGCACTCGGAGACATAATATTTTGGATCCATTTTGCGAGTATAAAGCAACTAGGTTCAAACTGGATGCCCAGCCGGTCAGAAAGACAGTGCCCAATCTGGATTACTGCGGCCAAAAATCACCACTACGTTGTGACACCATTGGCTCGATATGTGCACATCTGATCTCTTTGGGCATTCATGCGTCACAGTGTCTTTTACTTTGCTAACAGAGGATGAAGACCTCTTGCTTGATTTACGTTGCAGGGCACCGTTAAATCTGGAAAACTTTTCCTAGAAGCATCTCTAGCCAGGTGTACCAGTTGAATGCGGAAAATCGTTTTTAAAAGGGGCACCTCTCTTAGacacatttttcttttaatttatggACAGATTTACACCAAATTTTTACTGTCCGTGCATTTTCATGTGCTGATTCCGAAATTGCAATTGTTTTTCTCCTGCAGCAGTCACTTGTACATAGATCAAGGAAAGCATGTCTTTCTTTGGTGGAAGCATGGTTAACAAACATGAGATTTTACGAAGAACATTTCTATTTATAAATAATCTAAGGTCATTAGGAGTGCTGTAAGGCATATTTAAGCGTCCTAGGATGATTTGGAAGAGTTTCAACTGGTCAAACTTGAAGAAAGCTCGTTTTGGGGGCTGGTGAAAATTATATATTTTGAGCATTTTCTTGATGATCTAGTGGTCTAAAGTTAGTATTACTGCAGAGCATGTGCATTTATCTTTCTTTCACAAATTGAATTATAGTAATAGCTGTTATAGAACTGGAGATATTGCTCCTCTAATATTCTGATTGTGTCAGAAAGGCAGTTGTGAGAAATTGGGGAAAGACATTTTTGGCATAATTTTGTGCCACCAAGGCCAACTAAAAATCACTGAAGcgagctctggctatttctggGGTGGGCGTACCACCATTTCTCCTCAACATAATAGCACTTGCAACAAGGAAATTGCCGGAGAAGAAATGGCATGATCTGGAGGCTGGTACCAGAGATGAATGCCTTTGCATCATGACTTCCCAGAAGTTGTTGCCAAAGTAGAGGTGTGCATGTGTGTATCTCACAACAATGCTGTGATTGCAATCGACCCATAAGTAATTAATTGTGCTCTTCGCTTGTCTTGCACCTCAAAAGATTGAGAACAAAGTTTATTTCGTCAAGCTTTGAGATTCCGCACGTTGCGGGACGCCGGTTTGTGACCGCCGCTGCCGTCACACCATTAGGTTTGCTGTAAGGCTCGATCTATCGTGCCCTTGCTGGCTATCAACGAAAGCTGCTTAGGTATCACTTCCTCATCTGCACACTCACGGTTATGCTGCCTGTATGCAGCAGGAATCTCTTGAGAGAATCTGTGCTCACTCCTCGCTGTAGTGCTGAGCGCTGAGCTGGTTGCTGATCGTAGATAACAGGTTGCGATGATGCAGTGTACCCTGCAGCTTCAGATCTCTATCTTTTGCTCCCTCTTAGGCTGAAGATGTTGCACATCTCGAAATGTGTATTCCTCATTTTGCACTGAGAAACCTAGCTCGGCCGTGACAGTGGAACAGCGCAGTGTGACCAACTCGCACTGGGTTGCAAGCGGTTGAAGCCGCCAGCCAACTAAAAGTCGCCATTTTGTTCACGTGATTTTGGAGACCAATAGCAGTACGTGTATTGCACAGTTTTTTACCTTTGCTTACCGCTTCCATTGTTTGCTTATTGTCGCCAACCGAAACATGGGAATAACCTGAATCACGGCCTTTCAAACGAAGCCAAAATGTTGCGAGCACAGCGCATATTTCTCTAACTGCTGGGAGTCAATGTTTAGTGCGATTTGACCTCAATTAAAGTGCACGGATTCACATATCTTGAATTCTACAACGCACGAATTAGGTAGTGTGTTGTAAGGAAAATTTGTAGATAGCTGTGAAAAGATCTCAGGATAGCGAAAACTAAATAtaaaaaatttgatttttttattcTAATTTTCGGCTGTGAAGAGCCATGTCTCCCCTTAAGACGGACGGCCCTTTGTTTTATGGTAGCTCTGGCACGGCTGCAGTGAATGCACCTGCCTGCTTGTTCTGCACAAGCATGTGTGCTTAAAATGCCTAATATGTAGTGGTCTTTTTACTGAGAGATAAGGCATAGGTAATCGTTCGAGAGGCTAGGAATTCTTAGTGCACAATCTTGGTATGCTCTCtcgaaaaatttga
This portion of the Amblyomma americanum isolate KBUSLIRL-KWMA chromosome 10, ASM5285725v1, whole genome shotgun sequence genome encodes:
- the LOC144108421 gene encoding uncharacterized protein LOC144108421 — its product is MTGWLLIVSSGFQPQRDGELLARLEGASHYLSTMQQAKQALPIFPQRQNVVHMERYRVVVVYGETGSGKMMQGPQFIIEEFICRGEGSACNVVITQPRRTAAISIAKQVAQERGEELGETVGFQVWISKQLLLSHGGLLFCTVGILLELLKGSPKLRGISHVIVDEVHERDVCTDFLLVLLQGVLKLNRNLRGQTCADPSKTPPNPIKQSTRTMFNKNNKNVFCYLDEVSIGDAYERVPRYKNDIVRCKMGLPPDPGATSDTPDTQMHKWGKLKMTDERWGCYADNLAIYNVAETYKLPLMHREDDEETYNKLDEAAPAVKTSFTLTVSVLGIDIDATCCRSPNTVTANLLLSIEYLFGSIAILCAPIVGCQNAGTG